One Paenibacillus sp. FSL W8-0186 genomic window carries:
- the pelA gene encoding pectate lyase, whose amino-acid sequence MKKTTLSLALAFSMILSVPAVLLSSSSTVAAADASGTTASISEILKNQQNDGGWRKDYAVISGEWAKSTIDNKATYTEIRRLAGEYQKTKDSKYSAAAIKGINFLINMQYSNGGWPQIYQSSGYHKHITYNDNAMINVMILLDDIANKKGDFSFVDSSLASKSKQAVDKGINCILNTQVVTNGKLTVWGQQHDSSSLKPAGARAYEVPSLSSSESATIVKFLKTRSANSKISASIKAAEEWFKAVQVTGIKVVKTSDDVVVVKDSSVTTPIWARFYEIGTNKPIFVGRDGIVKYNLSEIEQERRTGYAWYGNWPASVLK is encoded by the coding sequence ATGAAGAAAACAACGTTATCCTTGGCTTTGGCATTCTCAATGATTCTATCCGTACCAGCGGTACTTCTGTCATCTTCTTCGACAGTAGCAGCTGCAGATGCCTCAGGCACAACAGCAAGTATTTCGGAGATTCTCAAAAATCAGCAGAATGACGGCGGATGGAGGAAGGATTACGCCGTAATCAGTGGTGAATGGGCGAAATCAACGATCGATAACAAAGCTACCTATACGGAAATCCGGAGACTGGCAGGCGAATATCAGAAGACGAAAGACAGCAAATACTCCGCCGCTGCCATCAAAGGAATCAACTTCTTGATCAATATGCAATATTCCAATGGCGGCTGGCCGCAAATATATCAAAGTTCCGGCTATCATAAACATATTACTTACAATGATAATGCGATGATTAATGTCATGATTCTGTTGGATGATATTGCTAATAAGAAAGGGGATTTCTCTTTCGTGGATAGCAGCCTGGCTAGTAAAAGTAAGCAGGCCGTAGATAAAGGCATTAACTGCATTCTCAATACTCAAGTTGTCACGAACGGAAAGCTGACGGTCTGGGGACAGCAGCATGACTCATCGAGCTTGAAGCCGGCAGGAGCACGAGCCTATGAAGTCCCATCTTTAAGCTCGTCAGAAAGCGCCACGATCGTAAAATTCCTCAAGACCAGATCGGCAAATTCCAAAATTAGCGCTTCGATTAAAGCAGCGGAAGAGTGGTTTAAGGCAGTCCAAGTTACCGGCATCAAGGTTGTCAAGACTAGCGACGATGTCGTGGTTGTGAAGGACTCCAGCGTTACAACGCCGATATGGGCCCGTTTTTATGAAATCGGCACGAACAAGCCTATATTTGTTGGCCGTGACGGTATCGTGAAATACAATCTTAGCGAGATCGAGCAGGAAAGAAGAACCGGGTATGCCTGGTACGGCAATTGGCCTGCCAGTGTACTGAAGTAG
- a CDS encoding glycosyltransferase family 2 protein produces the protein MIVRNEEETIARCLASVQPIVDEMIIVDTGSSDRTIEIVSEFTPHVYHFQWIDDFAEARNFSFSKATMDYILWLDADDILSADNIHKLMLLKNALDASVDSVLMKYVLGRDEYGKPSYSVKRNRLVRRERDFKWKGFVHEYLEVGGNIMDSDIEVEHRSIKTTASDRNLKIYEKHDADGKRFTPRDLYYYANELYDHGLYKRAKRYYLRFLRTGQGWVEDNIQACGKLSDCCHFLGEHDKSLDWAFRSFHYDAPRADLCCRIGYYFMQKKQWDRSIFWYKTASRLDLPKEMQGFVNYACWTWLPHLQLCVCYSSIGKFELAYEHNELARTYRPDDPRILHNKDYLETVRASLNQGVTAFEVTP, from the coding sequence ATGATTGTTAGGAATGAAGAAGAAACAATAGCGAGATGCCTCGCATCCGTACAACCCATCGTGGATGAAATGATTATTGTAGATACGGGTTCTTCCGATAGGACCATTGAAATTGTCAGCGAATTCACGCCCCATGTATATCATTTTCAGTGGATTGATGATTTTGCTGAAGCAAGGAACTTTTCTTTCAGTAAAGCGACCATGGATTATATTTTGTGGCTGGATGCCGACGATATTCTGTCTGCGGACAATATCCATAAACTGATGCTTCTTAAGAACGCCCTGGACGCATCGGTGGATTCCGTCCTGATGAAGTATGTATTGGGTCGGGATGAGTACGGCAAGCCGAGTTATAGCGTCAAAAGAAACAGGCTCGTTCGTAGGGAAAGAGACTTCAAATGGAAAGGATTCGTTCATGAATATCTGGAGGTAGGCGGCAATATTATGGACTCCGATATTGAGGTAGAGCACCGTAGTATAAAAACAACGGCATCTGATCGTAATCTTAAAATATATGAGAAACACGATGCCGACGGAAAGCGGTTTACACCACGCGATTTGTATTATTATGCAAATGAGCTGTACGATCATGGTTTGTATAAAAGGGCGAAGAGATATTATCTCCGATTTCTCCGAACTGGCCAAGGTTGGGTGGAGGACAACATCCAAGCATGCGGCAAGCTGTCCGACTGCTGTCATTTCTTAGGCGAGCACGATAAATCCCTGGATTGGGCATTTCGGTCTTTTCATTATGATGCTCCCAGGGCAGATCTTTGTTGCCGAATCGGTTATTATTTCATGCAAAAGAAGCAATGGGATCGGTCGATTTTTTGGTATAAGACGGCTTCAAGGCTCGATCTGCCCAAAGAGATGCAAGGATTCGTTAATTACGCATGCTGGACATGGCTTCCACATTTGCAGCTTTGCGTGTGTTACTCCAGCATCGGAAAATTTGAATTAGCGTACGAGCACAACGAACTAGCGAGAACCTATCGTCCTGACGATCCGCGAATTTTGCATAACAAGGATTATTTAGAGACAGTCAGGGCTTCGTTAAACCAAGGCGTTACAGCATTTGAAGTAACGCCTTGA
- a CDS encoding collagen-like protein, whose amino-acid sequence MVKKKLVCPPPKIVVKAPTGPVGPAGPAGPVGPAGPVGPLGPIGPAGAKGATGATGATGATGVTGPPGLNGAQGIPGPPGPTGATGATGATGPAGGPQGPTGPAGATGATGATGATGATGATGPAGIFSSFDCARFSGITLTSAAPTATLGTVTVNVAAPTNRVWLVASSTWTPSSANPTITFRILRDGTTVIDTASDTPVSANSPITTAFTTCDEAPLVGTHTYSLQVTGNALSGGQTITINQGAITAADINI is encoded by the coding sequence GTGGTGAAGAAAAAACTTGTTTGCCCGCCGCCAAAAATTGTCGTCAAGGCTCCGACAGGGCCCGTTGGACCTGCCGGGCCTGCAGGGCCTGTTGGGCCTGCGGGGCCAGTTGGCCCGCTAGGACCTATTGGACCCGCTGGAGCCAAGGGCGCTACGGGAGCTACTGGTGCAACGGGAGCTACAGGAGTTACAGGCCCTCCAGGATTGAATGGAGCCCAAGGTATCCCTGGACCACCCGGTCCTACAGGTGCGACAGGGGCCACTGGAGCCACAGGACCTGCAGGAGGGCCACAGGGACCAACAGGGCCTGCCGGGGCTACAGGAGCTACGGGGGCCACTGGCGCTACCGGTGCGACAGGAGCAACGGGGCCAGCCGGAATTTTCTCATCCTTTGACTGTGCGCGTTTTAGCGGTATTACTTTAACTTCAGCAGCCCCAACGGCAACACTGGGAACTGTAACCGTCAATGTAGCTGCACCAACCAACCGAGTTTGGTTAGTAGCATCTTCAACCTGGACGCCAAGCTCAGCCAACCCGACGATTACTTTTAGGATTCTTCGCGATGGAACCACGGTTATTGATACCGCAAGCGATACGCCCGTATCCGCCAATAGCCCGATTACTACGGCTTTTACTACTTGCGATGAAGCACCTCTTGTGGGAACGCATACGTATTCACTGCAGGTAACCGGCAACGCCTTGTCAGGTGGTCAGACCATTACCATTAATCAGGGAGCAATCACTGCTGCTGATATTAATATCTAG
- a CDS encoding cytochrome P450, with product MNNSGGITPEKAVFSLFSGENGDNPFPLFAQLRGMGSVIPIPFPIGGTDYPAWMVTRIEEAMLVLKDHHHFTVDSSSIAGTSRSMLSLSSYSDSDSPTTFFTGKSMLSVDEPDHRRLRRLVSKAFTPRFIESLRPRVQEIADELLDQVLAAGEMDLVKDYAYPLPINVISEMLGVPKEDREQIQTWSAALAHGLGLGRREPGVDEHMRAFGDYTARLVGKKRELPGDDLISQLIAIEEGEDQLDEAELVSMITLLIFAGHETTSNLIATGSLMLLDHPEQLKKLKADLSLVPLAVEELLRFNGPATIAGPRFATEDIELAGQQIKRGDAVIVVLKSANRDEIQFAEPEELDITRTINRHLAFGHGIHMCLGAPLARMEGEIAFTSLLTRMPGLRLNIPREKVVWSFTLSSQGLTTLPVAF from the coding sequence ATGAACAATTCCGGCGGAATCACGCCAGAAAAAGCAGTGTTCAGTTTGTTTAGCGGGGAAAACGGAGATAATCCGTTCCCGTTATTTGCCCAGCTTCGAGGAATGGGGTCCGTTATTCCGATCCCCTTCCCCATAGGCGGTACGGATTATCCGGCATGGATGGTTACGCGTATAGAGGAAGCCATGCTTGTACTGAAGGATCATCATCACTTTACCGTAGACAGCAGCTCCATTGCAGGAACCAGCCGTTCGATGCTCTCCTTATCCAGTTATTCCGATTCAGACTCGCCCACTACTTTCTTTACCGGCAAATCCATGCTAAGTGTCGATGAACCCGATCATCGCCGGTTGCGGAGATTAGTATCGAAGGCCTTTACGCCTAGATTTATAGAGAGCCTGCGTCCGCGTGTGCAGGAAATTGCCGACGAGCTGCTTGACCAGGTGTTAGCCGCAGGCGAGATGGATCTTGTAAAAGATTATGCGTATCCCCTGCCAATTAACGTGATTTCCGAAATGCTCGGCGTACCTAAGGAGGACCGGGAACAAATCCAAACCTGGTCTGCAGCGCTCGCGCATGGTCTTGGACTGGGGCGGCGGGAACCGGGAGTCGATGAGCATATGCGTGCTTTCGGCGACTATACCGCACGGCTTGTCGGCAAGAAACGCGAGCTGCCTGGCGATGACCTGATCAGCCAATTGATCGCGATCGAAGAAGGGGAAGACCAGCTTGACGAAGCAGAACTGGTCTCCATGATTACGCTGCTCATCTTTGCGGGTCATGAAACTACCTCGAATCTGATCGCTACCGGCAGCCTCATGCTGCTGGATCACCCCGAACAGTTGAAGAAGCTTAAAGCCGATCTAAGTCTGGTCCCCTTGGCCGTCGAAGAACTGCTGCGCTTCAACGGGCCCGCCACGATTGCGGGACCTCGTTTTGCCACGGAAGATATCGAACTCGCCGGACAACAAATCAAAAGGGGCGACGCCGTGATTGTCGTACTAAAGTCGGCAAACCGGGACGAAATACAGTTCGCGGAACCGGAAGAACTGGACATCACACGCACGATCAACCGTCATCTTGCTTTTGGACATGGCATCCATATGTGTCTAGGAGCCCCTCTAGCCCGCATGGAAGGAGAAATTGCGTTTACATCTTTATTGACACGTATGCCTGGCCTGCGGTTAAACATCCCACGCGAGAAGGTGGTGTGGAGCTTTACCTTAAGCTCCCAAGGATTAACAACACTACCTGTCGCTTTTTGA
- a CDS encoding YheC/YheD family protein, translating into MNKWAKTKALLKSKQVLPFIPDTRKFNYSTLNKMLRLYSMVYIKPELGTHGNGVIRARLLKSGEYAYQIGTTEKTFKDYKSFYNSIQNYTNKKSYLIQKGIHLLKYNKRHFDTRVMVQLNPKGTWETTGIIGRVAHPNKIVTNYHSGGTLMDTKRLFAAHISNSEIQKKIHTLNELGVTTAKSLHKKYPGIRQIGLDIGFDHTWTPWIIEVNTNPDPYIFNKLKDKSMYRKVIRYKRAAAAK; encoded by the coding sequence ATGAATAAATGGGCCAAAACAAAGGCGCTTCTAAAGAGCAAACAAGTTCTCCCCTTTATTCCGGATACCCGGAAATTCAACTACTCCACCTTGAATAAAATGCTGAGGCTTTATAGCATGGTATATATTAAACCAGAGCTCGGGACTCATGGGAATGGAGTTATACGTGCAAGGCTGCTAAAAAGCGGTGAATATGCGTACCAAATTGGAACAACGGAGAAAACCTTTAAGGATTACAAATCATTTTACAACTCCATCCAAAATTATACGAACAAGAAAAGCTATCTTATCCAGAAGGGCATTCATCTATTGAAATATAACAAACGCCATTTTGATACGAGGGTCATGGTGCAGCTGAATCCAAAAGGAACATGGGAAACAACGGGGATCATTGGAAGAGTGGCGCATCCTAATAAAATAGTGACCAATTATCACAGCGGCGGCACCCTCATGGATACCAAACGCCTCTTCGCTGCCCACATCTCAAATAGCGAAATTCAAAAGAAGATTCATACGCTTAACGAGCTAGGTGTAACTACGGCAAAATCTCTTCATAAGAAGTATCCCGGGATACGGCAAATAGGTCTGGATATTGGCTTCGATCATACCTGGACACCGTGGATTATTGAAGTAAACACCAATCCGGATCCTTATATATTCAACAAATTGAAGGATAAATCGATGTACAGAAAAGTAATTCGTTATAAACGAGCAGCTGCCGCAAAATAA
- a CDS encoding glycosyltransferase family 4 protein → MKILIVAPEQIPVPGSGSVEICILAIAKQLASKHKVTIISRASKGLPAQGNEGGVNIVRVQSGSSKVYIASVLRYIQGKFFDIIQVDNRPHYMAAIQEAFPKMKVALFLHSLTFVPSNGHIATSLRHAKLIIANSSSLKQKLTSRFPEVASKIRTVELGVDTSRFRPATIADRAKYRKKYGLDNKFTALFVGRVIPRKGVPVLLKAASIAGKEVPLQVVVAGRGSASYMKQLRATASKLNVSVKWIGKQKHSDIHKVYQIADCFVCPSQKHEAFGLVNVEAMASGLPVIASKIGGIPEIVKHESNGFLVDEYRRAERFAPYLIRLGKNKELRNGIGIQARNSVLQYFTWRQTADKLLTIYLQK, encoded by the coding sequence GTGAAGATCTTGATCGTTGCTCCAGAACAGATCCCTGTTCCTGGAAGCGGATCGGTAGAAATATGTATTCTTGCTATTGCCAAACAGCTTGCAAGCAAACATAAGGTAACTATTATAAGCAGAGCTTCAAAGGGATTGCCCGCTCAAGGCAACGAGGGTGGCGTTAACATCGTGAGAGTCCAATCGGGCAGCTCCAAGGTTTATATTGCCTCTGTTCTTCGTTATATTCAGGGGAAATTTTTTGACATCATTCAAGTCGACAATCGTCCTCATTATATGGCAGCCATCCAAGAGGCTTTTCCCAAAATGAAGGTTGCCTTATTCCTGCATTCACTTACATTTGTACCGTCTAACGGCCATATTGCAACGAGCTTGAGGCATGCCAAGCTTATTATTGCCAACAGCAGCTCACTGAAGCAAAAGTTAACGAGTCGTTTCCCTGAGGTGGCATCGAAAATTCGAACCGTGGAACTCGGGGTTGATACGAGCAGATTTCGCCCCGCAACGATAGCTGATCGAGCGAAGTACAGGAAAAAATATGGCTTGGACAACAAATTTACGGCTCTGTTTGTAGGGCGCGTTATTCCGCGCAAAGGTGTTCCTGTACTGCTCAAAGCGGCCAGCATTGCCGGGAAGGAAGTTCCTCTTCAAGTGGTTGTTGCGGGACGGGGGAGCGCTTCGTACATGAAGCAGCTAAGAGCTACAGCCTCCAAGTTGAATGTATCTGTAAAGTGGATCGGGAAGCAGAAACATTCCGATATTCATAAGGTATATCAGATTGCAGATTGTTTCGTTTGTCCCTCCCAAAAGCATGAAGCCTTTGGACTGGTGAATGTAGAAGCCATGGCGTCGGGATTGCCTGTAATTGCTTCAAAAATAGGCGGGATACCCGAAATAGTGAAACATGAGAGTAATGGTTTTTTGGTTGATGAATATCGGCGCGCTGAACGGTTTGCACCATATTTAATCAGATTGGGAAAAAATAAAGAACTAAGAAACGGAATTGGAATCCAAGCGAGAAACAGCGTCCTTCAGTATTTTACATGGCGGCAAACCGCCGACAAGTTATTGACGATATATTTGCAAAAATAG
- a CDS encoding bifunctional cytochrome P450/NADPH--P450 reductase, whose translation MDKQTNPIIPQPKTKGILGNLPDIDTDQPVQSLVKLAKEYGPIFRVELPGGHLTLISGHQLVEEACDQSRFDKNVWSPLQRVRAFTGDGLFTSWTYEPNWQKAHHILLPSFSQRAMQGYHNMMVDIALQLVQKWARLNPDEAVHVPDDMTRLTLDTIGLCGFNFRFNSFYRDQPHPFVVSMTRALDEAMSQGQRLGIQNKLMLLTKRQFQHDIQSMFSTVDKIISERRAGKTESKDDLLAHMLTSKDPETGEMLDDENIRYQIITFLIAGHETTSGLLSFAIYYLLKNPDKLRKAQEEVDRILTGSVPTYKQVRELKYIRMILNESLRLWPTAPAFSLYAKEDTVIGGKYAIPKDDTVTVLIPQLHRDKEVWGDDVEAFRPERFEDEGKIPHHAFKPFGNGQRACIGQQFALHEATLTLGMVLKHFDLIDHTNYELKVKETLTLKPDQFTIQVKVRQQPIAAAAAEEEAPKPQDSALNIAANPELKGHDTPLLVLYGSNLGTAEGIARELAEHGKMLGFKSESASLDSRIGKLPTEGAVIIVSASYNGNPPDNGRQFVEWLSGEEEGKLRGVRYTVFGCGDHNWASTYQRIPVYIDERLEALGAARLVERGGGDASGDFEKEYEEWREKLWAGIMEAFGLTYKKVDKKESSLSISYVSGMTGMPLAESYDAFHAEVVQNRELQRPDSPRSTRYIEIKLPEGADYQEGDHLGVLPRNPTALIQRVVERFRLNTDDHLLLEGGGRSIAHLPLGRPISLLDLLGYSVELQEAASRSQLREIMAYTTCPPHKKELEALLEEETYKSEVLHKRVSMLELIEKYPACEMPFDRFLELLPPLKPRYYSISSSPKALGNRLSITVGVVEGPARSGHGQYRGIASNYLRDRQPGESVVVFLRRPGAGFELPADPQTPIIMVGPGTGVAPFIGFLQAREALRAEGAKLGEAHLYFGCRKPEEDFIYKQELEGYDRSGIVKLHTAFSRQDPLAKQYVQHKLNEDRETIISLLEQGGRLYICGDGTRMAPDVETTIREAYRAIRGKTEEEAVAWLDDLLFKGQYAKDVWTGV comes from the coding sequence ATGGATAAGCAGACGAATCCTATTATTCCCCAACCGAAAACCAAAGGCATTCTCGGGAATCTTCCTGACATTGACACGGATCAGCCCGTCCAATCTTTAGTGAAGCTGGCTAAAGAGTACGGGCCTATTTTTAGAGTAGAACTGCCGGGTGGACACCTCACGCTCATATCCGGGCATCAGCTCGTCGAGGAGGCATGCGATCAGTCCAGGTTTGACAAGAACGTCTGGAGCCCGCTGCAAAGAGTGCGTGCTTTTACGGGAGACGGCTTGTTCACCAGCTGGACTTACGAACCGAATTGGCAGAAGGCCCATCACATTCTGCTCCCCAGCTTCAGTCAAAGAGCGATGCAAGGTTACCATAACATGATGGTGGACATCGCCTTGCAGCTCGTTCAGAAATGGGCACGGCTCAATCCGGACGAGGCGGTTCATGTCCCGGATGATATGACGCGCCTAACCTTGGATACGATCGGACTCTGCGGCTTTAATTTCCGGTTTAACAGTTTCTACCGGGATCAGCCCCATCCTTTCGTCGTCAGTATGACCCGTGCCTTGGACGAAGCGATGAGCCAGGGACAAAGGCTCGGCATTCAAAATAAATTGATGCTCCTTACAAAGCGTCAATTCCAGCATGATATTCAATCGATGTTCTCGACCGTGGACAAAATCATTTCGGAACGGCGCGCCGGCAAAACGGAGAGCAAGGATGATTTGCTCGCCCATATGCTGACCAGCAAAGATCCGGAAACCGGAGAGATGCTGGATGACGAAAACATCCGTTACCAGATCATTACGTTCCTGATTGCAGGCCACGAGACGACGAGCGGCTTGCTGTCATTCGCCATATATTATCTCCTGAAAAATCCGGATAAGCTCCGCAAAGCCCAGGAAGAGGTTGACCGGATTCTTACCGGCTCCGTTCCGACCTATAAGCAGGTCAGGGAATTGAAATACATTCGCATGATTTTGAACGAGAGTCTAAGGTTATGGCCGACGGCACCGGCGTTTTCTTTATATGCCAAAGAAGATACCGTCATTGGCGGGAAATATGCCATTCCAAAAGACGATACGGTCACTGTGCTGATCCCCCAGCTGCATCGCGACAAGGAGGTATGGGGAGACGACGTTGAAGCATTCCGTCCCGAGCGGTTTGAGGATGAGGGGAAGATTCCGCATCATGCCTTCAAGCCCTTCGGCAATGGTCAAAGGGCGTGCATCGGGCAGCAGTTTGCGCTGCATGAGGCCACGCTGACCCTGGGAATGGTGCTTAAGCACTTTGACTTGATCGACCATACCAATTATGAGCTAAAAGTCAAAGAGACGCTGACGCTGAAGCCGGATCAATTTACGATCCAGGTGAAGGTCAGACAGCAGCCGATAGCTGCTGCGGCGGCGGAGGAAGAGGCGCCCAAACCGCAGGACAGCGCGCTGAATATTGCAGCCAATCCAGAGCTGAAGGGGCATGATACGCCATTGCTGGTGCTATACGGCTCCAATCTCGGGACGGCGGAAGGCATAGCGCGCGAGCTGGCGGAGCATGGAAAGATGCTTGGCTTCAAGAGCGAATCGGCTAGTCTGGACTCACGAATCGGCAAATTGCCCACGGAAGGAGCGGTGATAATCGTTTCCGCTTCGTATAATGGCAACCCCCCGGATAACGGCAGACAGTTCGTGGAATGGCTGAGCGGGGAGGAAGAAGGAAAACTGCGAGGGGTGCGTTATACCGTCTTCGGCTGTGGAGACCATAACTGGGCCAGCACATATCAGCGGATTCCGGTATATATTGATGAGCGTCTTGAAGCGCTCGGCGCTGCACGTTTGGTTGAACGCGGGGGCGGCGATGCCAGCGGCGACTTCGAGAAAGAATATGAAGAGTGGAGAGAGAAGCTGTGGGCTGGCATCATGGAGGCTTTTGGGCTCACCTATAAGAAAGTGGATAAAAAAGAAAGCTCCCTCTCAATAAGCTATGTCAGCGGAATGACGGGCATGCCTCTAGCGGAGAGCTACGACGCTTTTCATGCAGAGGTCGTGCAGAACAGGGAGCTGCAGAGACCTGACAGCCCTAGAAGCACGCGGTACATCGAGATTAAATTGCCGGAAGGCGCTGATTATCAGGAAGGGGATCACTTGGGTGTGCTGCCGCGCAACCCGACTGCTTTGATACAGCGGGTTGTTGAACGTTTTCGACTGAATACGGATGACCACTTGCTGCTGGAGGGCGGTGGGCGCAGCATCGCTCACCTGCCCCTGGGAAGACCGATCAGTTTGCTGGATTTGCTGGGATACAGTGTCGAGCTGCAGGAGGCGGCCAGCCGTTCGCAATTGCGCGAAATTATGGCCTACACGACATGCCCGCCGCATAAGAAGGAGCTTGAAGCACTGCTGGAGGAGGAAACCTATAAGAGTGAGGTGCTCCACAAAAGAGTCAGCATGCTGGAGCTGATTGAGAAGTATCCGGCCTGCGAGATGCCTTTTGACCGGTTTTTGGAGCTGCTTCCGCCTTTGAAGCCGAGATATTACTCGATCTCTAGTTCGCCTAAGGCTCTCGGGAACAGGCTCAGCATTACGGTCGGTGTAGTCGAAGGGCCCGCCCGCAGCGGTCATGGCCAATACCGCGGAATCGCTTCGAATTATTTGCGAGACCGTCAGCCCGGCGAATCGGTCGTCGTATTTCTGCGAAGACCCGGGGCGGGATTTGAGCTCCCGGCGGATCCGCAAACGCCAATCATTATGGTTGGTCCTGGTACAGGCGTTGCGCCGTTCATTGGCTTCCTGCAGGCACGAGAGGCCTTACGAGCGGAAGGAGCGAAGCTTGGCGAGGCTCATCTGTATTTCGGCTGCAGAAAGCCTGAGGAAGATTTTATTTACAAGCAGGAGCTTGAAGGCTATGACCGTTCCGGTATCGTGAAGCTGCACACCGCTTTTTCCAGACAGGATCCTTTAGCCAAGCAGTATGTTCAGCATAAGCTGAATGAGGATCGGGAGACTATTATTTCACTGCTGGAACAGGGAGGACGGCTGTATATATGTGGAGACGGCACACGCATGGCTCCAGATGTAGAGACCACGATCCGTGAAGCGTATCGGGCGATCCGCGGCAAGACCGAAGAAGAAGCGGTTGCCTGGCTCGACGATCTTCTTTTTAAAGGACAATACGCCAAGGACGTTTGGACGGGAGTCTAG